Genomic segment of Umezawaea sp. Da 62-37:
ACTGGCTGCGGATGGCCCGCTGCGCGACCAGTTCGACGATCCTCCCCTGGCGCGCGGTCCTGGTCACGAGTTCTCCAGCAACCAGACCAGCAGCGCCTTCTGCGCGTGCAGCCGGTTCTCCGCCTCGTCCCACACCGCGCTGTCCGGCCCGTCGAGCACCTCGTCGGTGATCTCCCAGCCGCGGTGCGCGGGCAGGCAGTGCAGCACGGTCGTCTTGACGCCGGTGGCGGCCACCAGGTCGGCGTTCACCTGGTAGGGCCGGAACGGGCCGACGCGGTCGCGGCCGTCGTTCTCCTGGCCCATGGACGTCCACGTGTCGGTGATCAGCACGTCCGCGCCGTCGACCGCCGCGCGCGGGTCGGTGACCAGCTCGACCGAGCCGCCGGTCTCCGCCGCGCGCTTCTTGGCGTCGTCGAGCACCCACGGCTCCGGCACGAACGACGGGGGCGCGGCGATGCGGATGTTCATGCCCGCGGTGGCGCCGCCGAGCAGCATCGAGTGCGACATGTTGTTCGCGCCGTCGCCGAGGTAGGTCGCGGTGAGGCCTTCGAGCCTGCCGTACCGGTTGCGGATCGTCTGGAGGTCCGCGAGCACCTGGCACGGGTGGAACTCGTCGGTCAGCGCGTTGACGACCGGCACCCGCGACACCGAGGCCATGGCCTCCATGCGCTTCTGCGCGAACGTCCGCCACACCACCGCGTCCACGTACCCGGACAGGATGCGCGAGGTGTCCTCGATGGTCTCCTCGCGGCCCAGCTGCATGGAGCGGCCGTCGATGATGACCGGGTTGCCGCCGAGCTGCGCGATGCCGACCTCGAAGGACAGCCGGGTGCGGGTGGAGTTCTTCTCGAAGATCACCGCGATGGACTTGGGGCCCGCCAGCGGCTTCGCGGTGAGCCGGTCGGCCTTGTAGCGGTCGGCCAGGTCGAGCACGGCGATCTGCTCGTCCGGTGTGAGGTCGTCGTCGCGCAGGAAGTGCTTCGGGGTCATCAGGGCTCCAGGAACGTCGGCAGGTCGGCGACCAACCGGTGGGCGTCGGTCTCGTCGAGCACCAGCGGCGGGGCGAGTCTGATGACGTCGGGCTGGATGGGGTTGATCAGGTAGCCGGCTTCCTGCGCGGCCGCCGCGGCCTTCGCCGAGACCGCCTCGCGCAGCGTGATGCCGAGCAGCAAGCCTGCTCCCCGCACGCCCGAGACGAGGGGGTGGTTCAGCGCCTCGATGCCGGTGGCGATCTCCTTGCCGACCGAGGAGGCGTGTTCGAGCAGGCCGTCCGACGCGATCGTGTCGAGCACCGCGAGCGCGGCCGCGCAGCACACCGGGTTGCCGCCGAACGTCGTGCCGTGCTGGCCGGGTTCGAGCAGGTCGGCCGCGGGGCCGACGGCGATGCACGCGCCGAGCGGGAGTCCGCCGCCCAGGCCCTTGGCCAGGGTGAACACGTCCGGCACGATGCCCGCCTGCTGGAAGGCGAACCAGGTGCCCAGCCTGCCGACACCGGTCTGCACCTCGTCCAGGACCAGCAGCGCGCCGTGCTCCGCGGTGATCGCGCGGGCGGCCTGGAGGTAGCCGGCGGGCGGGACGACGACGCCGTTCTCGCCCTGGATGGGCTCGACGACGAACGCGGCGGTCTCGTCGTCGATCGCGGCCTCCAGCGCGGCGACGTCGCCGAACGGGATGTGCGCGACGCCGGGCACCAGCGGTTCGAACGGGGTGCGCTTGGGCGGCTGGCCGGTGAGCGCGAGCGCCCCCATCGTGCGGCCGTGGAAGCCGCCCTCGGTGGAGACGACCTTCGTGCGGCCGGTCCGGCGGCTGATCTTGAACGCGGTCTCGTTCGCCTCGGCGCCGGAGTTGCAGAACAGGACCTTGCCACCGTCCACACCGGACAGGTCGAGCAGGCGTTCGGCCAGCGCCAGCGCGGGCCGGTTGATGAAGAGGTTCGAGGTGTGCGAGAGCTTCCCGATCTGCGCGGTCACCGCGGCGATGACCGCCGGGTGCGCGTGGCCGAGCGCGTTGACCGCGATGCCGGAGACCAGGTCGAGGTAGCGCTTGCCGTCGGTGTCCCAGACGTGCGCGCCCTCACCGCGTTCCAGCGTCATCCGCGGCGTGCCGTAGTTGTTCATCATGGCGGCTTCCCACCGCTGCTGGTCGTTCATCCGCCGTCCCCCGTGACCATCGTTCCGACGCCGCCGGAGGTGAAGACCTCCAGCAGCACGGAGTGCTCCAACCGCCCGTCGATGACGTGCGCCTGCGGGACCCCGCCGCGCACCGCCCGCAGGCAGGCCTCCATCTTCGGCACCATGCCGCTGTCCAGTTCCGGCAGCATCTTCTCCAGTTCGTCCGCGCGCACCTCGTGCAGCAGCGACGACCGGTCCGGCCAGTCCGCGTACAGCCCCTCGACGTCCGTCAGCACGACGAGCTTCCTGGCGTTCAGCGCGATGGCGAGCGCGCCTGCCGCGGTGTCCGCGTTCACGTTGTGCACCACGCCCTCCGCGTCCGGCGCGACCGAAGACACGACCGGGATCCGGCCCGCGCGCACCAGGTCCAGCACCGCGTCCGGGTTCACCCCGGTGATGTCGCCGACCAGCCCGATGTCGACCGGCTCGCCGTCCACGATCGCCGGGCGCCGGGTGGCGGTGAACAGGTGCGCGTCCTCACCGGACATGCCGACCGCGTGCGGGCCGTGGGCGTTGATCAGGCCAACGAGCTCGCGGCCCACCTGCCCGACCAGGACCATCCGGACGACGTCCATCGCCTCGGGGGTGGTGACCCGCAGTCCGCCGCGGAACTCGCTCTCGATGCCGAGCCTCTTGAGCATGGCGCCGATCTGCGGGCCGCCGCCGTGCACGACGACCGGGTGCAGGCCCGCGAGCTTGAGGAACACCATGTCCTGTGCGAAGGCCTGCTTGAGCTTGTCGTCGACCATGGCGTTGCCGCCGTACTTCACGACCACGATCGCGCCGCGGAACCGCTGCAACCACGGCAGCGCCTCGACGAGGACGGCCGCTTTCTCCTGGGCGCCGTTCACGACGAGTACGCGCTGTTCTCTTCGACGTAGCCGTGCGAGAGGTCGGTGGTGAGGATCGTGGCGGTCGCGTCGCCGACGTTGAGGTCGATGACGATGTCGATCTCGCGGCCGGACAGGTCCGCGGCCGAGCGGTCCTGCGCCTTGGTGCCGTTGGCGAACAGGGTCGCGCCGTTGATCGTGATGCCGAGCTTGTCCGGGTCGATCACCGCGTCCGCGCGGCCCAGCGCCATCGCGATGCGGCCCCAGTTGGGGTCCGAGCCGAACAGCGCGGTCTTGACCAGGTTGTCCTCGGCCACCGTGCGGCCGATGTGCACGGCCTCCTTTTCGCTCGCCGCGCCGCGGACGGTCACCGAGACCTCCTTGGTCACGCCCTCGGCGTCGCCCTGAAGCTGCTTGACGAGGTCGCCCGCGACGGCCGTGAGCAGCGCGGTGAAGTCCTCGGCGCTCGGCGTGACGCCCGAGGCGCCGGAGGCCAGCACCAGCACGGTGTCGTTGGTGGAGGTGCCGCCGTCGACGTCGAGGCGGTCGAACGTCCGGTTGGTCGCGAAGCGCAGCGCGGTGTCCAGCGCGGCGCCGTCGACCACGGCGTCGGTCGTGATGACCGAGAGCATCGTCGCCATGTTGGGGGCGAGCATTCCCGCGCCCTTCACGAACCCGCCGACCGACCAGCCGTCGGCGTGCGCGGACCAGGACTGCTTGGCGCGCGAGTCGGTGGTGAGCACGGCGGTCGCGGCGGCGAACCCGGCCTCGACGGTGCCCTGGAGGTCCTTCGCGGCACTGTCCACACCGGACCGGACGGCGTCCATCGGCAGCCGCTCGCCGATCAGGCCGGTGGAGCAGACCGCGACCTCGATCGCGCCGCAGGACAGCACTTCCGCGACCTTCTCGGCGGTGGCGTGGGTGTCCTGGAAGCCCTCGGGGCCGGTGCACGCGTTGGCGCCGCCGGAGTTCAGCACCACCGCGGTGAGCCTGCGCTCCCGGATGACCTGCTGGGACCACAGCACCGGCGCGGCCTTGACCTTGTTGGTGGTGAACACGCCCGCCGCCGCGTCGAGCGGGCCCGCGTTGACGACCAGCGCCAGGTCGAGCGCGCCGGTCGCCTTGATCCCGGCGGCCACCCCCGCGGCCTTGAAGCCCTTCGGGCCGGTAACACCCTTGTCGCGATCGATCACGGAGCCACTCCCACGGTGGACAGGCCGGTGGTCTCCGGCAGGCCTAGCGCCAGGTTCATGCACTGCACGGCGGCGCCCGCCGTGCCCTTCGTCAGGTTGTCGATCGCCGCGACCACGACCAGCCGGTTGAGGTCCGGGTCGACGGTCACCTGCAACTGCACCGCGTTCGAGCCGAGCACCGCGCCGGTCGTGGGCCAGTGGCCCTCGGGCAGCAGGTGCACGAACGGCTCGTCCGCGTACGCCTTCGCGTACACCGCGCGCACGTCCTCGGCGTCGGGTCGGAGCTGCGCGGAGCAGGTGGCGAGGATGCCGCGCGGCAGCGGGGCCAGCACCGGGGTGAACGAGACCCCGATCGGCCGGTCCGCGATCGCGCTGAGGTTCTGGACGATCTCCGGGGTGTGCCGGTGCGCGCCGCCGACGCCGTACGCGCTGAGCGACCCCATCACCTCGGAGCCGAGCAGGTTCGTCTTGGCCGCCTTGCCCGCGCCGGACGTGCCCGACACCGCGACCACGACCACCTCGGGCTCGATCAGGTCCGCGGCGACCGCGGGGGCGAGCGCGAGCGAGGACACCGTCGGGTAGCAACCCGGAACGGCCACCCGCTTGGCGCCCACCAGCTGCTGCCTTCGCCCCGGCAGTTCCGGCAGCCCGTAGGGCCACGACCCGGCGTGGTCGCCGCCGTACCAGCGCTCCCACGCCCACGAGTCGACCAGCCTGTGGTCGGCGCCGCAGTCGACGACCAGCACGTCGTCACCCAGCTGCGCGGCCAGTTCGGCCGACTTCCCGTGCGGCAGGGCGAGGAACACGACGTCGTGACCGGCGAGCGCCTGCGCCGTCGTCTCCTCCAGCACCCGGTCCGCGAGCGGCAGCAGGTGCGGCTGGTGGGCGAACAGGCGGCTGCCCGCGTTGCCACCCGCCGTCAGCGCGCCGATCTCCACGTCGGGGTGCGAGAGCAGGAGCCGCAGCACCTCGCCCCCCGCATACCCGCTGGCTCCAGCGACCGCGATCCGCACCGTCATACGGATAATTATGCATAGGGATGCAAACTCACTCAAGCCTTAATCGGGCACCTATCCGGGTGACGTTCCTCGCGCACTTGCGTCGAGGGGCCCCGACTGGGCATCATGCTTTCACCAATTAAGTAGTGAAAGGGTGCTGGGTGATCGAGTTCCGGATCGACCGCCGTTCCGGGGTCGCCGCCTACCTGCAACTGGTGCACCAGACCAAGCAGGCGCTGCGGTTGGGGGTGTTGCGGCCCGGCGATCGGCTGCCGACCGCGAAGGAGGTCATGACCGCCACGGCGATGAACCCGAACACGGTGCTGAAGGCCTACCGGGAGCTCGAACGGGAGGGCCTCGTCGAAGGACGGCGGGGGCTGGGGACGTTCGTGGTCCGAACGCTGGCGAGACCCGGCGCGACCGACGACGGGGTGCTGCGCGCGGGACTGGCGGAGTGGCTGGCGGGCGCCGACGCGGGCGGGCTGGAGCGCGAGGACGTGGAGGCACTGGTGAAAGCCGTGCTGGACGAGCACTACGGGACGTGAGGACACCACCATGGACGAGGGGTCGGCCGCGCTCGTCGCGACCGGGTTGGGCAAGCGCTACCGCAGGGGGTGGGCGCTGGGGGACTGCACGTTCGCGCTGCCCGAAGGGCGGATCTCGGCACTGGTCGGGCCGAACGGGGCGGGCAAGAGCACGTTGATGTCGTTGGCGGTGGGACTGCTGCGACCCACCGCGGGAACCATCGCGGTCCGCGGCAAACCGGGGTTCCTGGCGCAGGGGAAGCCGCTGTACCAGGGGTTCACCGTCGAGGAGGTCCTGCACGCGGGCCGGGCGCTGAACCCGGTCTGGGACGACGCCTACGCGCGGCGGCTGGTCGCGGAGGCGGGCGTGCCGCTCCGCGCGAAGGTCCGGACGCTGTCCGGCGGGCAGCGCACGAGGGTCGCGCTGGCGGTGGTGCTCGGGCGCAGGCCGGAGGTGCTGCTGCTGGACGAGCCGCTGGCGGACCTGGATCCGTTGGCGCGCCAGGAGGTCATGCAGGCGCTGCTGGCCGAGGTCGCCGAGACCGGGACCACCGTGCTGCTGTCGTCGCACGTGATCGCGGAGCTGGACGGGATCTGCGACCACCTGCTGCTGCTCTCGGAGGGGCGCGTGCAGCTCGCCGGTGACGTGGAGGACCTGCTGGCGGAGCACCGGCTGCTGATCGGGCCGCGGTCGCTGGACGTGCCCGCGGCCGCCGTCGTGGAGCGGCGGGACACCGAGCGGCAGTCGACGGTGCTGGTGCGCGGGGTGGACCTGCCGCCACCGGACGCGGAGGCGCACGTGCCGACGCTGGAGGAACTGGCGCTCGGGTACCTCCGGGCGGGACGCGCGACGAGCGAGCGGGCGGTGGCGGTATGACGTGGGTGGCGTGGCGGCAGCAACGGCTGCTGACCCTGGTGTCCCTGGCGCTGGTGGCGGTCGTGGCCGCGGGCATGGCCGCGCTGGCGGTCGACCTGTCGTCGGTGCTGCCCGCCGAGGCCGCGGTGCTCGACGAGCGGTACGGGGAGCTGCTCGGCGTCATCCCGATGGCGATGCTGGCCCTGCCGGTGCTGCTGGGCATGTTCGCCGGGGCGCCGGTGTTCGCGCGGGAACTGGAACAGGGCACGCACGTGTTCGGCCTGACCCAGTCCATCGGCCGCATCCGGTGGTGGGCCACGAAGCTGCTCGTCGCCGGCGTTCCGATCACGCTGGCGATGACGCTGCTCGGCCTGCTCAACGCCAAAGCGCTGGGGCCGTTGAGCTTCATCCTGTCCAGCAGGCTGCAGACGCCGATGTTCGAGAGCCAGGGGTACGTGCTCGGGGCCTACACGGCGGTCGCGTTCGCGATCGGCGCGACCGCGGGACTGCTGGTGCGCAGCACCCTGGGCGCCATGGCGATCACCCTCGCCGGGTACCTGGCGCTGCTGGTCATCGTCGGGAACGCCGCACGCCCCCACTACGTCGACCCGGTGTACGTGCCCTCGGTCGTGGAGGAGCCGGGCGCGTGGCGGGTGGAGATCGGGTACCTCGACGCGCAGGGTGCCCCGACCGCGTTCGCCGGGCAGAAGTGCGGCGAGACGCCCATCGCCCAGTGCCTGGCCGACCAGGGCGTCGCGAGCCAATTCACCTGGTACCACCCGCAGTCGCAGTTCTGGCAGTTCCAGCTGGCCGAGAGCGCGATCGTGGTGCTGGTCGTCGCGGTCCTGGTCGGCGTCGGCGCCCGGGCCGTCCGCCGGGTGCGCTGAGGTTGGGACCCCCGACCTCCTGAGGGGTGGGGTCGGGGGTCGTCCGCCTACAGCTTCCGGGCCAGGGTGACGCCGTCGCGGACGGGCAGCATCACGGACTCGACGCGCTTGTCCCGCACGACGAGGGTGTTCATCAGGCGCATGGCGATGTCGCCGGGGTTCTGGGAGGACTCGTCGAGGACGCCGCCGTCGCGCAGCACGTTGTCGAGCACGACCAGGCCGCCGGGCCGCAGCCGCCGGACCAGCTCCTCGTAGTAGTCCGGGTAGCCGACCTTGTCGGCGTCGATGAACGCGAAGTCGATCTCGGGCTCGTCGGGCAGCGCGCGCAGGGTCTCCACGGCCGGCGCGAGGCGCAGTTCGATCCGGTCCTCCAGGCCCGCGCGGGCCCAGTAGCGGCGGGCGATCGAGGTCCACTCCTCGCTGACGTCGCACGCGAGCAGGTGGCCGTCGGCGGGCAGGCCGCGGGCGATGCAGATCGACGAGTAGCCGGTGAACACACCGACCTCCACGGCCCGCCGCGCGCCGACCAGCCGGACCAGCATGGTGAGGAACTCGCCCTCGTCGTGCGAGATCTGCATCTCCGACGCGCCGCCGGTCGCCGCGAGCGTCTCCTCGGCGAGTTCGCGCAGCAGGTCGTCGGCGGGCGTGCAGTGGTCGAGGAGGTAGTCGCTGACAGCCGGGTTGATCAGGTCCATGCGGTCAAACTAGCGACTACTTTCACCGCATGGACCTGGTCGACGCGGTTCGCGCCGGACTCGCCGAAGCGGCCGACCCCGTGAAGGCCGAGGGCATGCGGGCGTACATGAAGTCGGGGATGCCGTTCCGCGGCGTGGCGAAACCGGAGCGCGCGAAGCTGGCGCGGACGTTGTTCGCCGCGCACCCGATGCCCTCGCGCGACGCGTGGCGGGCCGCCGTGCTGCGGCTGTGGCGCGAGGCGACCCACCGCGAGGAACGCTACCTGGCGCTGGACCTGACCGACGCGTACCGGAGGTGGCAGGACGTCGACCTGCTGCCGCTCTACGACGAACTGGTCGTCACCGGCGCCTGGTGGGACTTCGTGGACGAGATCGCGGCCAGGCGCGTCGGCCCCCTGCTGCGCGCCCACCCCGCCGTCGTCGCACCGGTGGTGCGCGCGTGGTCGCGCGACGCCGACCGGTGGCGCCGCCGCACGTCGGTGATCTGCCAGCTGGGGGCGAAGGGCGCCACCGACACGGACCTGCTGGCCGAGTGCGCGGAGGCCTGCGTCGCCGACCAGGACTTCTTCCTGCGCAAGGGCATCGGCTGGGCACTGCGCGACTACGCGAAGACCGACCCCGACCGGGTGCGGCGGTTCGTGGCCGACCACCCCGACCTCTCCC
This window contains:
- the argC gene encoding N-acetyl-gamma-glutamyl-phosphate reductase translates to MTVRIAVAGASGYAGGEVLRLLLSHPDVEIGALTAGGNAGSRLFAHQPHLLPLADRVLEETTAQALAGHDVVFLALPHGKSAELAAQLGDDVLVVDCGADHRLVDSWAWERWYGGDHAGSWPYGLPELPGRRQQLVGAKRVAVPGCYPTVSSLALAPAVAADLIEPEVVVVAVSGTSGAGKAAKTNLLGSEVMGSLSAYGVGGAHRHTPEIVQNLSAIADRPIGVSFTPVLAPLPRGILATCSAQLRPDAEDVRAVYAKAYADEPFVHLLPEGHWPTTGAVLGSNAVQLQVTVDPDLNRLVVVAAIDNLTKGTAGAAVQCMNLALGLPETTGLSTVGVAP
- the argJ gene encoding bifunctional glutamate N-acetyltransferase/amino-acid acetyltransferase ArgJ; protein product: MDRDKGVTGPKGFKAAGVAAGIKATGALDLALVVNAGPLDAAAGVFTTNKVKAAPVLWSQQVIRERRLTAVVLNSGGANACTGPEGFQDTHATAEKVAEVLSCGAIEVAVCSTGLIGERLPMDAVRSGVDSAAKDLQGTVEAGFAAATAVLTTDSRAKQSWSAHADGWSVGGFVKGAGMLAPNMATMLSVITTDAVVDGAALDTALRFATNRTFDRLDVDGGTSTNDTVLVLASGASGVTPSAEDFTALLTAVAGDLVKQLQGDAEGVTKEVSVTVRGAASEKEAVHIGRTVAEDNLVKTALFGSDPNWGRIAMALGRADAVIDPDKLGITINGATLFANGTKAQDRSAADLSGREIDIVIDLNVGDATATILTTDLSHGYVEENSAYSS
- the argB gene encoding acetylglutamate kinase, with translation MNGAQEKAAVLVEALPWLQRFRGAIVVVKYGGNAMVDDKLKQAFAQDMVFLKLAGLHPVVVHGGGPQIGAMLKRLGIESEFRGGLRVTTPEAMDVVRMVLVGQVGRELVGLINAHGPHAVGMSGEDAHLFTATRRPAIVDGEPVDIGLVGDITGVNPDAVLDLVRAGRIPVVSSVAPDAEGVVHNVNADTAAGALAIALNARKLVVLTDVEGLYADWPDRSSLLHEVRADELEKMLPELDSGMVPKMEACLRAVRGGVPQAHVIDGRLEHSVLLEVFTSGGVGTMVTGDGG
- a CDS encoding class I SAM-dependent methyltransferase — protein: MDLINPAVSDYLLDHCTPADDLLRELAEETLAATGGASEMQISHDEGEFLTMLVRLVGARRAVEVGVFTGYSSICIARGLPADGHLLACDVSEEWTSIARRYWARAGLEDRIELRLAPAVETLRALPDEPEIDFAFIDADKVGYPDYYEELVRRLRPGGLVVLDNVLRDGGVLDESSQNPGDIAMRLMNTLVVRDKRVESVMLPVRDGVTLARKL
- a CDS encoding DNA alkylation repair protein produces the protein MDLVDAVRAGLAEAADPVKAEGMRAYMKSGMPFRGVAKPERAKLARTLFAAHPMPSRDAWRAAVLRLWREATHREERYLALDLTDAYRRWQDVDLLPLYDELVVTGAWWDFVDEIAARRVGPLLRAHPAVVAPVVRAWSRDADRWRRRTSVICQLGAKGATDTDLLAECAEACVADQDFFLRKGIGWALRDYAKTDPDRVRRFVADHPDLSPLSRREALKHLG
- a CDS encoding acetylornithine transaminase, which gives rise to MNDQQRWEAAMMNNYGTPRMTLERGEGAHVWDTDGKRYLDLVSGIAVNALGHAHPAVIAAVTAQIGKLSHTSNLFINRPALALAERLLDLSGVDGGKVLFCNSGAEANETAFKISRRTGRTKVVSTEGGFHGRTMGALALTGQPPKRTPFEPLVPGVAHIPFGDVAALEAAIDDETAAFVVEPIQGENGVVVPPAGYLQAARAITAEHGALLVLDEVQTGVGRLGTWFAFQQAGIVPDVFTLAKGLGGGLPLGACIAVGPAADLLEPGQHGTTFGGNPVCCAAALAVLDTIASDGLLEHASSVGKEIATGIEALNHPLVSGVRGAGLLLGITLREAVSAKAAAAAQEAGYLINPIQPDVIRLAPPLVLDETDAHRLVADLPTFLEP
- the argF gene encoding ornithine carbamoyltransferase; the protein is MTPKHFLRDDDLTPDEQIAVLDLADRYKADRLTAKPLAGPKSIAVIFEKNSTRTRLSFEVGIAQLGGNPVIIDGRSMQLGREETIEDTSRILSGYVDAVVWRTFAQKRMEAMASVSRVPVVNALTDEFHPCQVLADLQTIRNRYGRLEGLTATYLGDGANNMSHSMLLGGATAGMNIRIAAPPSFVPEPWVLDDAKKRAAETGGSVELVTDPRAAVDGADVLITDTWTSMGQENDGRDRVGPFRPYQVNADLVAATGVKTTVLHCLPAHRGWEITDEVLDGPDSAVWDEAENRLHAQKALLVWLLENS
- a CDS encoding GntR family transcriptional regulator → MIEFRIDRRSGVAAYLQLVHQTKQALRLGVLRPGDRLPTAKEVMTATAMNPNTVLKAYRELEREGLVEGRRGLGTFVVRTLARPGATDDGVLRAGLAEWLAGADAGGLEREDVEALVKAVLDEHYGT
- a CDS encoding ABC transporter ATP-binding protein; its protein translation is MDEGSAALVATGLGKRYRRGWALGDCTFALPEGRISALVGPNGAGKSTLMSLAVGLLRPTAGTIAVRGKPGFLAQGKPLYQGFTVEEVLHAGRALNPVWDDAYARRLVAEAGVPLRAKVRTLSGGQRTRVALAVVLGRRPEVLLLDEPLADLDPLARQEVMQALLAEVAETGTTVLLSSHVIAELDGICDHLLLLSEGRVQLAGDVEDLLAEHRLLIGPRSLDVPAAAVVERRDTERQSTVLVRGVDLPPPDAEAHVPTLEELALGYLRAGRATSERAVAV
- a CDS encoding ABC transporter permease — its product is MTWVAWRQQRLLTLVSLALVAVVAAGMAALAVDLSSVLPAEAAVLDERYGELLGVIPMAMLALPVLLGMFAGAPVFARELEQGTHVFGLTQSIGRIRWWATKLLVAGVPITLAMTLLGLLNAKALGPLSFILSSRLQTPMFESQGYVLGAYTAVAFAIGATAGLLVRSTLGAMAITLAGYLALLVIVGNAARPHYVDPVYVPSVVEEPGAWRVEIGYLDAQGAPTAFAGQKCGETPIAQCLADQGVASQFTWYHPQSQFWQFQLAESAIVVLVVAVLVGVGARAVRRVR